Genomic window (Rathayibacter sp. VKM Ac-2760):
GGACGTCGGCAGCAGGGAAGTCCGTTTCAACGGAGGCCGTTGCGGCAGCTGAGGTGAGGGCTTCGGAGGAGTCGCACGCCGGGGCTGCGCCTTCAGCGGCCGGAACGGTGTGCGGCTGGCTGTCGGTGAAGGCGAGCAGTCCGACGACGGCGACGGCGAGGACGGCCAGCGCCACGAGCGAGCGGCGTTCGCGGGCGACGGGCGGGGTGTGGTGCTCGGATGCGCCCGTGTCGACGTCGGCCTTGCTGAGGGAGAGGTAGACGACGGTGGCGAGGATCGCGAGCAGGAAGACGATGCTGGTGACGAAGGTGCCGAGGCCGAGGCCCTGCTCGTCGGGGGAGAGGCCGAGCCAGTCGCCGATGTTCGCGCCGAGGGGGCGGGTGAGGATGTAGGCGATCCAGAAGGCGAGGACGGGGTTCGCTCCGTAGCGCCAGAGTCCGGTGACGATCGCGATCAGGGCAAGAGGTAGGAGGATCGAGACGCCGGGGCCCCAGCCGGTGAGCTCGAGGGTCCAGTCGCCGAGCGCGGTGCCGAGCGCGAAGGTCATGAGGACGGTGAGCCAGTAGAAGGCCTCGCGCGGGGTGGTGTCGATGCTGTGGATGGAGAGGGTGCGCTCCTTCGAGTACCAGACGCCGAACACGATCGCGAGCAGCACCGAGAAGACCAGGGAGCTCGCCCAGAGCGGCACACCGAGCTGGTCGGTGAGGATGTCGGTGAGCAGCGTGCCGGTGACGCTCATCACGACGACGGTCAGCCAGTACGCGGCGGGCATGTAGCGTCGCAGCCGCATCTGCACGGCGAGCACGATCGCGGTGACGACGATGAAGATGGCGGCGGTGGCGAGAAGGCCGACTCCGAGGACCATGTCGATCCAGTCGGCGAAGCTCTCACCGACGGTCGTGCAGAGGATCTTGATGATCCAGAACCAGATCGTGACCTCGGGGACCTTGCTGAGCAGCCGCCGGCCCGAGGCGCGGGATGTCGTCGTTGAGATGTCCATGCCCGCAGAGTCGCAGCCGGGAAGTGGGCGGCGACTCGGGATGCGCCGTGCTGCGTTGTGTTTGCTCACAACGACCCGAAGGTCCGCGGTTCGACCAGGTCAGTACCGAGCCGATGGGCTGAGGTTCTGTGCTTTCACAACGGTTGCAGGGGAATCCTCTGCCGCACGTGGACGCGCGTTCGTAGCGTGGATTCCTTCGGTGCGCTTCGCGTCGAGAAACGAGGACGACTCCGATGCCGAACCGGGAACCCACCTTGGACGGCGCGATCGCGTACCGGGCGGCGCGACGCTGGCCGCTCATCTCGGCGGGCCTCGCGGTGCTGCTCACCGGACTCCTGGCCGCGCTGATCTTCTACCGCGAGCACGACAAGCCGTTCGGGTTCGACACCGCTTGGATGAACGAGATCGTCGAGCACCGGTCGACGTTCTGGCTGGTGCCGTCGCTGGTGATGAACAGCCTGGGCGGCGGGATCCTCGGCACGATCGTGGTCCCGCTCGTCGTGTTCGTGGCGCTGCTGATCTGGCGGGGTCGGTGGGCGGCGACGTACTTCGCGATCGCCGCGCCGCTGAGTGGGCTGCTGGTGCAGATCCTCAAGAACGCGGTCGGTCGTCCTCGGCCGCTGGAGATCCTCGTGAACGCGGACTTCGGCTCGTTCCCCTCCGGGCACAGCGCGAACGCGGCGACGACCGCGGTGGTCCTTGCGATCGTCTTCCCGCTGTGGTGGGTCCGCATCGCCGGCGCCTTCTACACGGTGGCGATGATGCTCAGCCGCACCTACCTCGGTGCGCACTGGGTCTCCGACACCGTCGGCGGGCTGCTCCTGGGCGCCGGAGTGGCGCTGATCGTCTGGGCGCCGCTCGCGGTCCGGCTGCATACCGAGCGGATTGCGTCACCGCCGCCCTTCTGGCGCCGCATCGCCCGACGGCGGGCCCTCGGCTGACGAACCGTCAGGGCTGAGGCTTCACCACTTCGCCGCGGAGGATCGTCAGAAGGACGACGGCCACGATCGACCCGGACGCGATCAGGCCGGCGAGCACGACGATCTGGAAGACGCCCGCCGCCACCGGCGAGAGTCCGCCGAAGACGGCGCCGATGAACGCGCCGGGCAGGACGACGAGACCGGTGGTCCTGGTCTGGTCGGTCAGCGGGACGAGCCCGGTCCAGGCCGCTTCCCGCGCCAGGCCGAGCGTGGCCTGCCGCGGCCGGGCGCCGAGGGCGAGCCAGCCCTCGATCTGCTCCCACCGGTCGGCGAGCGTCGCGGCCAGCGCACGACCGGTGACGGTGGCGACGGTCATCGAGCCGCCAATGAGGATCCCGCCGACCGCGAGGAGGTAGCGGCCGGTGAACGGGACGGCCCCGAGGCCGAAGACGATCCCGCCACTGAGGGCGACTCCGGCCGCCATCGCCGCGGCGACGGCGAGGACTGTGCGCCGGGTGCGTCCGAGGCGGCCGGACGCGGTGAGTACCGCGGCACCGAACATGACGGCCAGGAAGAGCAGGACCCAGCGGAGGTCCGCGATGACTCCGGAGAGGATCACCGCGAGGACCGCGAGCTGAGCGCCTCCGCGGACGATCGCCAGCGCCGGCCGGGCGAACGAGACGACTCCGAAGGCGCGGAGGGCGGCGATCGAGACCGCGGCGCACACGGCGACGGCGACGATCACGGCAGCGGGATCAGCGGCGCCGGTCATCCATCGGCTCCTCTTCCGGCTCGGCCGGTCAGCTCGCCGCGGCGAGGACAGCGCGTCGGTCCAGGGCAGGTCGGCGCTGTACACATCTTCAACGACGACGGCCGAGGGCACAGGGGGCACGCCGTCGCGGTGATCGAGCATGGCGGGATGACGCACCTCGCCGCCCCGCGCCTCCGGTCCCGCCCCAACCCGCGCCGCCTCCTCGTCGGCCGCTACGCCGCCGCCACGGTGCCCGAGGCCACGGCGCTGTTCTGGGTCCTCAAGGTGCTGACCACCGGGATGGGCGAGACGGCGTCGGACTTCCTCGCGACCGCGTTCGACCCGGTGATCGTGGTCGGAGCGACCGGGCTCGCGTTCCTCGCGGCCCTCGCGCTGCAGTTCGCGGTCCGCCGTTACATCCCG
Coding sequences:
- a CDS encoding phosphatase PAP2 family protein, producing MPNREPTLDGAIAYRAARRWPLISAGLAVLLTGLLAALIFYREHDKPFGFDTAWMNEIVEHRSTFWLVPSLVMNSLGGGILGTIVVPLVVFVALLIWRGRWAATYFAIAAPLSGLLVQILKNAVGRPRPLEILVNADFGSFPSGHSANAATTAVVLAIVFPLWWVRIAGAFYTVAMMLSRTYLGAHWVSDTVGGLLLGAGVALIVWAPLAVRLHTERIASPPPFWRRIARRRALG
- a CDS encoding ABC transporter permease, with the protein product MTGAADPAAVIVAVAVCAAVSIAALRAFGVVSFARPALAIVRGGAQLAVLAVILSGVIADLRWVLLFLAVMFGAAVLTASGRLGRTRRTVLAVAAAMAAGVALSGGIVFGLGAVPFTGRYLLAVGGILIGGSMTVATVTGRALAATLADRWEQIEGWLALGARPRQATLGLAREAAWTGLVPLTDQTRTTGLVVLPGAFIGAVFGGLSPVAAGVFQIVVLAGLIASGSIVAVVLLTILRGEVVKPQP